In Trichocoleus desertorum ATA4-8-CV12, the following are encoded in one genomic region:
- a CDS encoding 2Fe-2S iron-sulfur cluster binding domain-containing protein, producing the protein MSQIYKVQIQHQGNTHVLEVPADRTVLEVATEAGVELPSSCNAGVCTTCAAQITEGKVEQGDGMGISQELQQQGYALLCVAYPRSDLKIETEKEDVVYHLQFGQFQERK; encoded by the coding sequence ATGTCCCAAATCTACAAAGTTCAAATTCAGCATCAGGGCAACACCCATGTCTTAGAAGTGCCAGCCGATCGCACTGTCTTAGAGGTAGCGACAGAAGCGGGGGTAGAACTACCCAGTTCTTGTAACGCTGGAGTCTGCACTACTTGTGCAGCACAGATTACAGAAGGTAAAGTGGAGCAGGGTGACGGCATGGGGATTAGTCAAGAGTTACAGCAACAAGGCTATGCACTTTTATGTGTGGCTTATCCTCGCTCTGACCTCAAGATTGAAACTGAAAAAGAAGACGTTGTATACCATTTGCAATTTGGACAATTTCAAGAGCGCAAATAG
- a CDS encoding ATP synthase subunit I yields MQEYYRLQQELLVITLIATAVIFGFVCFFYSLNIASNYLIGACTGVVYLRMLAKNVEQLGNSKKRVGNTRLALFIGLIVIATQLNQLQIIPIFLGFLTYKVALLVYVLRITFIPDPK; encoded by the coding sequence ATGCAGGAGTACTATCGGCTACAGCAAGAACTGCTAGTCATAACACTGATTGCAACGGCTGTTATCTTCGGTTTTGTCTGTTTTTTTTATTCTCTGAACATTGCCTCCAACTATTTGATTGGGGCGTGCACAGGTGTGGTTTACTTAAGAATGTTGGCTAAAAACGTTGAGCAGCTTGGCAATAGCAAGAAGCGTGTGGGCAACACCCGGCTCGCTCTTTTTATTGGGTTGATTGTAATAGCAACTCAGCTAAATCAACTGCAAATTATCCCAATTTTTTTGGGATTTCTGACCTATAAAGTGGCGCTCCTCGTTTACGTGTTGCGAATTACATTCATCCCTGACCCCAAGTAG
- the atpA gene encoding F0F1 ATP synthase subunit alpha: MVSIRPDEISNIIRQQIEQYDQEVKVSNVGTVLQVGDGIARIYGLEQVMASELLEFQDGSVGIAFNLEEDNVGAVLMSNGRDIQEGSSVTSTGKIAQIPVGEAMIGRVVDALARPLDGKGDIQTSETRLLESPAPGIIERKSVYEPMQTGITAIDAMIPIGRGQRELIIGDRQTGKTAVALDTILNQKGEDVICVYVAIGQKASTVANVVNVLRERGALDYTIVVAANANDPATLQWLAPYTGATLAEYFMYKGKATLLVYDDLSKHAQAYRQMSLLLRRPPGREAYPGDVFYLHSRLLERAAKLSPELGEGSMTALPIIETQAGDVSAYIPTNVISITDGQIFLSSDLFNAGLRPAVNAGISVSRVGSAAQIKAMKQVAGKVKLELAQFADLEAFSQFASDLDKATQDQLARGQRLRELLKQPQNSPIPVNEQVALIYAGINGHLDDVPVDKVTSYVKSLRDYLRTSKPQYAEIIRNQKTLNAEAEQILKEAIAESKQAFMATA; this comes from the coding sequence ATGGTAAGCATCAGACCTGACGAAATTAGCAATATTATTCGGCAGCAGATTGAGCAGTACGACCAAGAAGTCAAAGTCTCTAACGTTGGTACGGTACTGCAAGTAGGAGACGGTATCGCCCGGATCTACGGTCTAGAACAGGTGATGGCAAGCGAGTTGCTAGAGTTCCAAGACGGAAGTGTCGGCATCGCGTTTAACTTAGAAGAAGACAACGTCGGTGCCGTACTGATGAGTAACGGTCGCGACATTCAAGAAGGTAGTTCTGTTACTTCCACTGGCAAAATTGCTCAGATCCCAGTGGGTGAAGCCATGATCGGTCGGGTAGTTGATGCTCTGGCTCGCCCCCTCGATGGCAAAGGGGATATCCAAACTAGCGAAACTCGTTTGCTAGAGTCTCCCGCACCAGGCATCATTGAACGGAAATCTGTGTATGAGCCCATGCAAACTGGGATTACCGCGATCGATGCGATGATTCCCATCGGTCGGGGCCAGCGAGAATTGATCATTGGTGACCGCCAAACGGGTAAGACTGCGGTTGCCCTTGACACCATCCTGAACCAAAAAGGCGAAGACGTAATCTGCGTTTACGTTGCGATCGGTCAAAAAGCTTCTACCGTTGCCAACGTAGTGAACGTGTTGCGTGAGCGTGGCGCTCTAGACTACACCATCGTGGTTGCTGCAAACGCGAACGACCCTGCTACCCTCCAGTGGTTGGCTCCTTATACCGGAGCAACCTTGGCTGAGTACTTTATGTACAAGGGCAAAGCAACCTTGCTGGTCTATGATGACCTATCCAAGCATGCTCAAGCGTATCGCCAAATGTCCCTGCTGCTACGTCGCCCACCCGGACGGGAAGCTTACCCCGGAGATGTATTCTATTTACACTCCCGCTTGCTAGAGCGTGCGGCTAAGCTAAGCCCTGAGTTGGGTGAAGGCAGCATGACGGCGCTGCCTATTATTGAAACTCAAGCAGGTGACGTTTCTGCGTACATTCCTACCAACGTAATTTCGATTACAGATGGTCAGATCTTCTTGTCTTCTGACTTGTTTAACGCAGGCTTGCGTCCAGCGGTAAACGCGGGTATTTCAGTATCCCGTGTGGGTTCTGCGGCCCAAATCAAGGCTATGAAGCAAGTCGCGGGTAAGGTGAAGCTGGAACTGGCTCAGTTTGCTGACTTGGAAGCGTTTTCTCAGTTTGCGTCAGACTTAGATAAAGCAACTCAAGACCAGTTGGCTAGAGGCCAGCGTCTGCGCGAACTGTTGAAGCAGCCCCAAAACTCACCTATTCCTGTGAATGAGCAAGTAGCTCTAATCTATGCAGGGATTAATGGTCATCTAGATGATGTACCTGTTGATAAAGTGACCAGCTACGTCAAGAGCCTGCGGGATTACCTGAGAACCAGCAAGCCTCAGTATGCTGAAATCATCCGCAACCAAAAGACTCTAAACGCTGAAGCGGAGCAGATCCTCAAGGAAGCGATCGCTGAATCGAAGCAAGCGTTCATGGCTACTGCGTAG
- a CDS encoding CPBP family intramembrane metalloprotease, producing MGVTALFLLMIAKIWQRVGAIPLLPLNWMGNSLLLGVGLGLGISATSAIIYRFWPAYRQSANLYLELVLKPLTWPDLVWLGLLPGLSEELLFRGVMLPALGFNLTGVAISSLCFGALHLSSFKHWPYMVWALTIGVVLGLSALITGNLFVPLAAHVVTNLISGCVWKWHSERKHSSSS from the coding sequence ATGGGTGTCACAGCTCTATTTTTGCTGATGATTGCCAAGATTTGGCAGAGAGTTGGGGCAATCCCACTTCTACCGCTCAATTGGATGGGAAACTCGCTCTTGCTAGGGGTGGGGCTTGGTTTAGGCATTTCTGCCACCAGTGCCATCATTTATCGCTTCTGGCCGGCTTATCGACAAAGCGCAAATCTTTATCTAGAACTCGTCCTTAAACCTCTGACCTGGCCCGATTTAGTTTGGTTAGGCCTGTTGCCTGGGTTAAGCGAAGAATTGCTGTTTCGTGGCGTGATGCTACCCGCTTTAGGATTTAACCTGACGGGGGTGGCTATCTCCAGCTTATGTTTTGGGGCACTTCATCTGAGTAGTTTTAAGCATTGGCCCTATATGGTGTGGGCCTTGACCATTGGTGTGGTATTAGGACTCAGTGCCTTGATTACAGGAAATTTGTTTGTGCCCTTAGCGGCTCATGTTGTAACTAATTTAATTTCTGGCTGTGTCTGGAAGTGGCACAGTGAGAGAAAACATAGCTCCTCTAGCTGA
- a CDS encoding F0F1 ATP synthase subunit gamma, producing MANLKIIRDRIQSVKNTKKITEAMRLVAAAKVRRAQEQVIATRPFADRLAQVLYGLQTRLRFEDVDLPLLRKREVRTVGLLVISGDRGLCGAYNSNVIRRAENRAKELKAEGLDYKFIMVGRKSFQYFQRRDQPISANYTGLEQVPTAQEASEIADEILSLFLSESVDRIELVYTRFVSLISSRPVIQTLLPLDPQGLETPDDEIFRLTTRGGQFQVERSKVSSEARVLPRDMIFEQDPVQILDALLPLYLNNQLLRALQESAASELAARMTAMNNASENASELISGLTLSYNKARQAAITQEILEVVGGAEALG from the coding sequence ATGGCAAATCTCAAAATCATTCGCGATCGCATCCAGTCGGTCAAGAATACCAAAAAAATTACTGAAGCAATGCGCCTTGTGGCTGCGGCCAAAGTGCGTCGGGCTCAAGAGCAAGTGATTGCAACCCGCCCTTTTGCTGATCGTCTAGCACAGGTACTCTATGGACTCCAAACCCGCTTGCGGTTTGAGGATGTAGACCTGCCTTTGCTGAGGAAGCGGGAAGTTCGTACTGTTGGTCTGCTAGTGATTTCTGGCGATCGCGGCCTCTGCGGTGCCTATAACTCCAACGTCATCCGGCGGGCTGAAAATCGGGCCAAAGAGCTGAAAGCAGAAGGCTTGGATTACAAGTTCATCATGGTGGGCCGCAAATCCTTCCAGTACTTTCAGCGTCGGGATCAACCGATCAGTGCTAACTATACAGGTTTAGAGCAAGTGCCGACGGCTCAAGAAGCCTCCGAAATTGCAGACGAAATCCTGTCACTATTTTTGTCAGAAAGTGTCGATCGCATCGAGCTGGTTTACACCCGCTTTGTGTCCTTGATCAGCTCTCGGCCTGTGATTCAGACGCTGTTGCCTCTCGATCCTCAGGGATTAGAAACACCTGATGACGAAATCTTCCGGCTAACCACTCGCGGTGGGCAGTTCCAAGTCGAACGCTCCAAGGTTAGTTCTGAAGCCAGAGTGCTACCTCGCGACATGATCTTCGAGCAAGATCCAGTGCAAATTCTAGATGCCCTCTTGCCTCTCTACCTAAACAATCAGTTACTGCGAGCCTTGCAAGAATCGGCTGCGAGTGAACTGGCAGCTCGAATGACCGCCATGAACAACGCCAGTGAGAACGCCAGTGAGCTGATTAGTGGCTTGACTTTGTCCTATAACAAAGCGCGTCAGGCCGCCATCACTCAAGAAATTCTAGAAGTGGTAGGTGGTGCTGAAGCCCTAGGCTAA
- a CDS encoding DUF3326 domain-containing protein, protein MQRPYTVLLIVPTGIGAAIGGYAGDALPVARAIAQVADCLITHPNVLNGAQLYWPLPNALYVEGYGLDQFAAGQWGLRSVHQNRVGLVLDQGIELELRVRQLQAADATRATLGLNLTDYVVTDAPLGVELRTADSGATWGTIQNPDSLLRAVEQLITQAQAEAIAVVARFPDDTGSKALQEYRHGQGVDPLAGAEAVISHLVVRTFQIPCAHAPALAPLPIDPELSPRSAAEELGYTFLPCVLAGLSRAPQFITQPQNRISNSSELWCDRVDAIVIPETACGGSAVLSFSQSQAQIITVRENQTKMRVPPSQLGIKAISVNSYLEALGVLVTHRAGISPTALQPHIARIRHLST, encoded by the coding sequence ATTCAGCGACCCTACACTGTTCTATTAATTGTTCCGACTGGGATTGGGGCGGCGATCGGTGGCTATGCAGGAGATGCTTTGCCTGTAGCACGAGCGATCGCGCAAGTTGCAGATTGCCTAATCACCCACCCCAACGTCCTTAATGGGGCACAACTCTACTGGCCCTTACCCAATGCACTCTATGTCGAGGGGTACGGGCTAGATCAGTTTGCAGCAGGCCAATGGGGCTTGCGATCGGTGCATCAAAACCGAGTGGGGTTGGTGCTCGATCAAGGCATAGAACTAGAGCTACGAGTGCGACAGCTACAGGCCGCAGATGCGACTCGCGCCACCTTGGGTTTGAACCTTACTGATTATGTCGTCACCGATGCCCCGCTAGGTGTGGAGTTACGCACTGCGGATTCTGGCGCAACTTGGGGTACGATTCAAAACCCCGATAGTTTGCTACGGGCGGTTGAACAACTAATTACACAGGCCCAGGCCGAAGCGATCGCAGTAGTCGCTCGATTCCCGGACGATACAGGTAGCAAAGCGTTACAAGAGTACCGTCATGGGCAGGGGGTTGATCCCTTAGCAGGCGCAGAAGCGGTGATCAGCCACTTGGTCGTCCGAACCTTCCAAATTCCTTGCGCCCACGCCCCTGCCCTAGCACCACTTCCTATTGATCCAGAGCTCTCGCCTCGCTCTGCTGCTGAAGAATTGGGATATACTTTCCTGCCCTGTGTGTTAGCAGGGCTGAGCCGCGCTCCCCAATTTATTACCCAGCCTCAGAACCGTATTAGTAACAGCAGCGAGTTGTGGTGCGATCGCGTGGATGCAATCGTCATTCCTGAAACAGCTTGTGGGGGCAGTGCTGTGTTAAGTTTCAGCCAGTCTCAGGCCCAAATCATTACGGTGCGAGAAAATCAAACTAAAATGCGAGTGCCGCCCTCTCAATTGGGCATCAAAGCCATCTCAGTCAACTCTTATCTAGAAGCGCTTGGTGTGTTGGTAACGCATCGAGCAGGAATTAGCCCTACTGCTCTCCAGCCCCACATCGCACGCATCCGTCACCTTTCGACCTGA
- the atpE gene encoding ATP synthase F0 subunit C, with product MDPLVSAASVLAAALAVGLAAIGPGIGQGNAAGQAVEGIARQPEAEGKIRGTLLLSLAFMEALTIYGLVVALVLLFANPFA from the coding sequence ATGGATCCATTAGTTTCTGCTGCTTCTGTTTTGGCTGCTGCTCTAGCTGTTGGTCTAGCTGCAATTGGCCCTGGTATCGGTCAAGGTAATGCTGCAGGTCAGGCAGTAGAAGGGATTGCTCGTCAGCCCGAAGCAGAAGGCAAGATTCGCGGTACTCTCCTGCTCAGCTTGGCGTTCATGGAAGCGCTCACCATCTACGGTCTGGTAGTTGCTCTAGTTCTATTGTTCGCCAACCCCTTTGCTTAA
- a CDS encoding F0F1 ATP synthase subunit A yields MLYFDAFNSFRLAELEVGRHLYWHLGNLKLHGQVFITSWFVIGLLVLVSLAASRNVQRVPSGLQNLMEYALEYIRDIAKTQIGEKEYRRWVPFVGTLFLFIFLSNWSGALVPWKLIKLSEGELGAPTADINTTVAFALLTSLAYFYAGLSKKGLGYFAHYVEPVPIMLPFKILEDFTRPLSLSFRLFGNILADELVVGVLVLLVPLFVPLPVMVLGLFTSAIQALIFATLAAAYIGEAVEEHGHGGEEHGGHA; encoded by the coding sequence ATGCTGTATTTTGATGCCTTTAACTCCTTCCGCCTAGCTGAGTTGGAAGTAGGACGACATCTTTACTGGCACCTCGGCAACCTCAAGTTGCACGGGCAGGTATTTATTACCTCCTGGTTTGTGATTGGACTTCTCGTTCTGGTTTCCTTGGCAGCTAGCCGTAATGTCCAAAGAGTGCCGTCAGGGCTGCAAAACCTGATGGAATACGCTTTGGAATATATTCGCGACATTGCTAAGACTCAGATTGGCGAGAAAGAATATCGCCGCTGGGTGCCGTTTGTTGGCACATTATTTCTCTTTATCTTCCTGTCAAACTGGTCGGGTGCACTTGTTCCTTGGAAACTGATTAAGCTATCAGAGGGTGAGCTAGGCGCACCGACTGCTGACATCAACACCACAGTGGCATTTGCCTTGCTGACCTCCTTGGCGTATTTCTACGCAGGGCTAAGCAAGAAGGGCTTGGGTTACTTTGCTCACTATGTTGAGCCAGTACCCATCATGTTGCCTTTCAAGATTTTGGAAGATTTCACCAGGCCGCTCTCCCTAAGCTTCCGTCTCTTTGGCAACATTCTGGCTGATGAACTAGTTGTAGGAGTTCTCGTACTCTTAGTTCCTCTGTTCGTGCCGTTGCCAGTGATGGTGCTGGGTTTGTTTACCAGTGCGATTCAGGCGTTGATCTTTGCAACCCTAGCCGCCGCTTACATTGGTGAAGCTGTGGAAGAGCATGGGCATGGTGGTGAAGAGCATGGGGGACACGCTTAA
- a CDS encoding F0F1 ATP synthase subunit B, whose product MSIMGTFLLLATAGSAAASELAEAAEEGRFGLNFDILETNLINLAIIIFVLFYFGRNFLGGILTERRSAIETAIHDAEKRQREAAAALAGQQQKLAQAQAEAERIRADAGTNAQTAKEEILAQAAKDVERMKATAAQETNTEQERAIAELRQRVAALAVQRVESQIGNYLNDGAQQQLIDRSITLLGGNS is encoded by the coding sequence ATGAGTATCATGGGGACTTTTTTATTACTAGCAACGGCAGGTAGTGCAGCTGCCTCCGAGTTGGCAGAAGCCGCTGAGGAAGGTAGGTTTGGTTTAAATTTTGATATTTTAGAAACCAACCTAATCAACCTCGCCATCATTATTTTTGTGCTGTTCTATTTCGGGCGAAATTTCTTGGGCGGTATCCTGACAGAGCGTCGCTCGGCAATTGAAACAGCGATTCATGATGCGGAGAAACGTCAGCGCGAGGCTGCCGCCGCTCTAGCAGGACAACAGCAAAAACTAGCTCAAGCGCAAGCTGAAGCAGAACGCATTCGGGCTGATGCGGGAACCAATGCTCAAACTGCTAAGGAAGAAATTCTGGCTCAGGCAGCAAAAGACGTGGAGCGGATGAAGGCAACTGCCGCTCAAGAAACTAATACTGAGCAAGAACGGGCGATCGCAGAACTGCGTCAACGTGTTGCAGCTCTAGCGGTGCAGCGGGTTGAATCTCAGATTGGTAACTACTTGAACGACGGTGCCCAACAACAGTTGATTGATCGCAGCATTACGCTGTTAGGAGGCAACTCATGA
- a CDS encoding F0F1 ATP synthase subunit B' yields MMHWTILLAAETTKQGGLFDLDATLPLMALQFLVLAAVLNAIFYKPLSNAIDSRNEYIRTNQAEAKERLAKAEHLAKQYEQELGEARRKAQAIIAEAQADAQKIAAQKIAAAQQEAQAQREQAQKELDQQKQVAMQSLEQQVDALSRQILEKLLGPQLVK; encoded by the coding sequence ATGATGCATTGGACAATTTTACTAGCTGCGGAAACTACTAAACAGGGCGGGTTATTCGATCTCGATGCCACGCTGCCATTGATGGCGTTGCAGTTTCTGGTTCTAGCAGCCGTCTTAAACGCGATTTTTTACAAGCCTCTGAGTAACGCGATCGATAGTCGGAACGAGTACATTCGCACCAACCAAGCGGAAGCCAAAGAACGCTTGGCTAAAGCGGAGCACCTCGCCAAGCAGTATGAGCAAGAGCTAGGGGAAGCTCGCCGGAAGGCTCAAGCGATTATTGCTGAGGCTCAAGCCGATGCTCAGAAAATTGCAGCTCAGAAGATCGCAGCAGCACAACAAGAAGCCCAAGCTCAACGAGAACAAGCTCAGAAAGAGCTAGATCAGCAAAAGCAAGTAGCGATGCAATCGTTGGAGCAGCAGGTTGATGCTCTCAGCCGCCAGATTTTAGAAAAACTACTCGGCCCTCAGTTGGTTAAGTAG
- a CDS encoding F0F1 ATP synthase subunit delta, with translation MRDSIVVGQIVEPYAQALMSVAQSNNIVDRVGEDVSALLDLLNSSEDLRNFLANPLTKADVKKSVLQQVTGEQLHPYTRNFLSLLVDRGRILFIEGICKQYQALLRKQNQTVLAEVISTVELNEEQQRAVREKVTAMTNARQVDLATKIDPDLIGGVIIKVGSQVVDASIRGQLRRISLRLSSAA, from the coding sequence ATGAGAGACAGCATTGTAGTGGGTCAAATCGTTGAGCCCTATGCTCAGGCTCTAATGTCAGTTGCCCAATCCAACAACATTGTGGATCGCGTGGGTGAGGATGTTAGCGCTTTACTAGATCTACTGAACAGCTCAGAAGATTTGCGTAATTTTCTAGCGAATCCTCTAACCAAAGCTGACGTAAAAAAGTCAGTGCTACAGCAGGTTACTGGCGAGCAATTGCATCCCTACACCCGCAACTTCTTGAGCCTATTGGTGGATCGAGGCCGCATTCTATTCATTGAGGGCATTTGTAAGCAGTACCAGGCGTTGTTGCGCAAGCAAAACCAAACCGTTCTGGCTGAAGTGATTTCTACTGTAGAACTCAATGAAGAGCAGCAGCGGGCTGTCCGAGAGAAAGTGACAGCAATGACCAACGCTCGCCAAGTAGATCTTGCAACCAAAATTGATCCAGACCTCATTGGTGGCGTCATCATCAAGGTGGGTTCACAAGTTGTTGATGCAAGTATCCGAGGTCAACTAAGACGTATCTCTCTGCGTTTGAGTAGTGCCGCTTAG
- a CDS encoding MFS transporter yields the protein MFHTIGIARELFQGQFWIAQVPVGGGVTTAEEAALVFSGPQFFVALIAGLVLAFAIQLVLTNLSVAAGISYLGHQSDDHSSHSSHKDSGSLGGTIRKVGTALGLWTLVTVTIALFIACLLAVKLSLIESAVLGAIVGLVIWGAYFTLLVWVSSTTVGSLIGSVVNTATSGFQAVLGTATAAIAGKSASDQVVATAEAAAAAVRREFTVGMDPVSIRESIEDYLDRLKPTELDISRIRGEFENLVNTPELKSLAQSAGGVGESLRDRLSHIDRQTFVNLVSSRTDLSKRDISRIVDQLEGVWQQVLSQQGQQDLMGQLRDYLSSARPENLRSNELGSKLDQLIAEVRRSNQGGSQQQQTPGLIERATQLGMTALTGTVLGRTDLSDLDVEKVMGQLQGFKDKLGEQANKVGSQVADKAPALPFNPIRADIENYVLNSYAWHLNRETIKYEFRNVLHDPEADPNAVKQQLDQLNRSYFVDLLTQRGDLSPARVGGIADQLEGIRQEILATVTLAADQEESQDLRSRVENYLRSTDKAELSPEGIERDFQTLLEDPEAGYEELGDRLNHFDHDTLVQLLAQRQDLSQEEADRIVSQLESTRDRVLGSAQSVQDQAQSKATELRQRLESYLQNTGRSELNPEGIKRDLQTLLDDPQAGFRALRWRFSAVDRDTFVKLLAQRPDISEEEASQIFDQVESNWYSMTHVPQIVVGKTKEQYDKTTTAIADYLRSTNLQELDPVGIQRDLQTLLNDPKEGTLALRRRLSQVDRETLVRLLSQRQDMTEDQANRIVDQMQEAIRSIVRAPRRLAARTQEQVRDFQANLQNYLRNTDKEELNPDGIKRDLQLLLRDPRAGLGNLGDRLSHVDRSTIVALLSQRSDMTEAEASRIVDQVLSVREQVQVQIQNVQNQIQSVIDGIFARIRNYLNSLDRPELNYEGIKRDLRTVFDDPQAGFDALRSRLGQFDRGTLVALLSSREDISEADANRIVDQIEGARNSVLQRAERIQHEAQRRLEDMKRQAQHQAEETRKAAASAAWWLFGTAAVSALASAVAGALAVG from the coding sequence ATGTTTCACACTATAGGAATTGCACGGGAATTATTCCAGGGGCAATTCTGGATTGCACAAGTGCCCGTGGGTGGAGGAGTTACCACTGCCGAAGAAGCTGCACTTGTCTTTTCAGGCCCCCAATTTTTTGTAGCTTTGATCGCAGGGTTAGTTCTAGCTTTTGCCATTCAATTAGTTTTAACCAATCTTTCTGTCGCCGCCGGAATTTCTTATTTAGGGCACCAATCTGACGACCACTCCAGCCACTCTAGCCATAAAGACTCAGGTAGCCTGGGTGGTACGATCCGCAAAGTTGGCACTGCTTTAGGGCTGTGGACGCTGGTGACGGTCACCATTGCTCTGTTCATTGCTTGCTTACTCGCTGTTAAGCTGAGCTTGATCGAAAGCGCTGTCTTAGGCGCGATTGTGGGCTTGGTGATTTGGGGTGCTTACTTCACCCTGCTGGTGTGGGTCAGTTCTACCACTGTGGGTTCTCTAATCGGTTCAGTGGTGAACACCGCTACTTCAGGGTTTCAAGCAGTTCTCGGTACTGCAACTGCCGCGATCGCGGGTAAATCTGCCAGCGACCAAGTGGTAGCAACCGCAGAAGCCGCAGCCGCAGCCGTGCGCCGGGAATTTACCGTAGGTATGGACCCAGTTAGTATTCGTGAAAGCATCGAAGACTATCTCGATCGCTTGAAGCCAACTGAGTTGGACATTTCGCGGATTCGGGGTGAGTTCGAAAATTTGGTGAATACCCCAGAGTTAAAGTCTTTAGCTCAGAGTGCAGGGGGGGTAGGAGAATCTCTACGCGATCGCCTCAGCCACATCGATCGGCAAACCTTTGTCAATTTAGTCAGCAGCCGTACTGATCTCTCCAAGCGCGACATCAGCCGGATCGTCGATCAGTTGGAAGGTGTGTGGCAGCAAGTCCTGAGCCAACAAGGGCAGCAAGACCTGATGGGGCAATTACGTGACTATTTGTCTTCAGCTCGGCCAGAAAACTTGCGCTCCAATGAACTAGGCAGCAAACTAGACCAACTGATTGCTGAAGTTCGCCGTTCCAACCAAGGTGGAAGTCAACAACAGCAAACGCCTGGCTTGATCGAGCGAGCCACTCAGTTAGGCATGACCGCTCTTACAGGTACGGTATTGGGCCGCACTGACCTTTCCGATTTAGATGTGGAAAAGGTAATGGGTCAGTTGCAAGGTTTCAAAGATAAGTTGGGAGAGCAAGCCAACAAAGTGGGTAGCCAAGTTGCTGATAAAGCTCCCGCTCTACCCTTTAACCCTATCCGGGCCGATATCGAAAACTACGTGCTCAATTCTTATGCTTGGCATCTGAACCGAGAAACGATTAAGTACGAATTCCGCAACGTCCTCCACGATCCAGAAGCCGACCCCAATGCGGTGAAGCAGCAACTAGATCAATTGAACCGCAGCTACTTTGTGGATTTGCTTACACAGCGCGGTGATCTCTCCCCCGCTAGAGTTGGAGGCATTGCCGATCAACTGGAAGGGATTCGCCAAGAAATTCTTGCTACGGTCACGCTGGCAGCCGATCAGGAAGAATCACAAGATCTCCGCAGCCGAGTTGAGAATTATCTACGCTCCACGGACAAAGCTGAACTCAGCCCTGAAGGCATTGAGCGAGACTTCCAGACCTTACTCGAAGATCCGGAAGCGGGTTATGAGGAACTGGGCGATCGCCTGAACCATTTTGATCACGATACCTTAGTGCAGTTACTTGCTCAGCGCCAAGACCTAAGCCAAGAAGAAGCCGATCGCATTGTCAGCCAACTGGAAAGCACCCGCGATCGCGTTTTGGGTTCAGCGCAGTCTGTTCAAGACCAAGCCCAATCGAAAGCGACTGAGTTGCGCCAACGCCTAGAGTCTTACCTGCAAAACACGGGCCGTTCTGAACTGAATCCCGAAGGCATCAAGCGCGATCTGCAAACCTTGCTCGATGATCCCCAAGCTGGCTTTAGAGCCTTACGTTGGCGCTTTTCGGCAGTCGATCGTGATACCTTTGTCAAACTGTTGGCTCAGCGCCCCGATATTAGCGAGGAAGAAGCCAGCCAAATCTTTGATCAAGTCGAAAGCAACTGGTACAGCATGACTCATGTACCCCAGATTGTTGTAGGCAAGACCAAAGAGCAGTACGACAAAACCACCACCGCGATCGCCGACTACTTGCGGAGTACCAACTTGCAAGAACTCGATCCAGTCGGTATCCAGCGCGACTTGCAAACGCTGCTGAACGACCCTAAAGAAGGAACTTTGGCGCTGAGAAGACGCTTGTCTCAAGTGGATCGCGAAACGCTGGTGCGGTTGCTTAGCCAGCGTCAAGATATGACCGAAGATCAAGCTAACCGGATTGTGGATCAGATGCAAGAGGCGATCCGGAGCATAGTTAGAGCCCCGCGTCGCTTGGCAGCACGAACCCAGGAGCAAGTCCGGGATTTTCAAGCCAATCTGCAAAACTATCTACGCAACACCGATAAAGAAGAACTGAATCCAGACGGCATTAAACGCGACTTGCAGTTGCTACTCCGTGACCCCCGGGCTGGTTTAGGTAACTTGGGCGATCGCCTCTCCCATGTGGATCGCTCGACCATTGTGGCTCTGTTATCTCAACGCTCTGACATGACAGAAGCAGAAGCCAGCCGCATCGTGGATCAAGTTCTTTCCGTCCGGGAGCAAGTGCAAGTGCAAATCCAGAACGTTCAGAACCAGATTCAGTCGGTGATCGACGGTATTTTTGCTCGTATCCGCAACTACTTGAACTCGTTGGATCGCCCAGAGCTAAACTACGAAGGCATCAAGCGCGATTTACGCACCGTGTTTGATGATCCGCAAGCTGGATTTGACGCCTTACGATCTCGCCTAGGCCAGTTCGATCGCGGTACCTTGGTGGCGCTGCTCAGTTCCCGCGAAGACATCTCGGAAGCAGATGCCAACCGCATCGTTGACCAAATTGAAGGAGCCAGAAATAGCGTCCTTCAGCGGGCTGAGCGCATCCAACACGAAGCTCAACGTCGTCTAGAAGACATGAAGCGACAGGCGCAGCATCAAGCTGAAGAAACTCGGAAAGCGGCTGCTAGTGCTGCTTGGTGGTTATTTGGTACCGCTGCTGTCTCAGCCTTGGCCTCTGCTGTTGCTGGTGCGCTTGCCGTCGGTTAA